A stretch of DNA from Spirochaetota bacterium:
TTGATACTTGTAACGGAGAAATATCCGCTGAAGGACCATACGATGAAAAGCTCCATGACTTCACACGCACTGGTATTCATCCTGATGGTTATCGCCGTACATGTTCACCCGCAGCGATCAACACCAGCCCCGCCGCCGCCAAAGCCCGGTCCGAGCCTGCCGAAAGCGACAAGCGGTTTCGGGATGGTGTTGCACAAACTTCCCGCAGGCAGTTTCAGAATGGGAAGCGAAAACGGCAATTTTGATGAAAAGCCTGTGCGCACGGTCAAGATCAATTCATTCTTCATTGCGACCACAGAAACGACCTATGCACAATGGATAAAGGTGCATGATTGGGCGCGCGGCAAGGGATATGTGTTCGATGGATTTGAAGGGATCGATACGCGGGCAGCATACCGCAGCAGCCTGCAATGCCCGATGAATAAAGTAAGCTGGTTCGATTGCATAAAATGGTGCAATGCCGCAAGCGAAATGGACAGGCGTACGCCGTGTTATGCCATCGGAACGACGGTCCTGAAACAGGGAAATCCGACGAATATCATCTGCACATGGACCGTGAACGGCTATCGTTTGCCCACCGGTGCCGAGTGGGAATATGCCGCCCGCGCAGGTGCAGCGACCAGATTCCCCTGGGGCTCGTCATTCGATGATGATTACTGCTGGTATTACAACAATAGCGGAGGGACCACCCATCCGGTCGGTGAAAAAAGGACGAATGCATGGGGGATCCATGACATGTCCGGGAATGTCTTTGAATGGTGCTGGGACGCATATCAGGAAAATTATCGCGGACTCGATACAGATAACCCAAAAGGCCCGCAGGGCATTCCCGAATACCGTGTCTTTCGCGGAGGAGCGTTCAATTATCTCATTTTCAATGCGCGGCCGGCGCATCGGTCCGGACTTATGCCGAATTATCGACTGGAATACATAGGATTCCGTATCGCATCTTCGTTGTGAAAAAATTGACAAATCCGGAGTTCTAAACTAAAATATGCTCCTCAACTCGGGATCTTCAATGAATTTGTTCATCACCTATTATTCGGTAGGTCATTTCATATCCGCACTCCTCGCGCTCGCCATCGGCATATACCTGTTGACGTTCCGTGAAAAGCGTACAGAAACGTATCTGCTTTCATTCTATCTGCTCGCGTTCGCCGGCACCCGTTTCTGCGGTTTTGTCCTTGATTCATTTCTGGATCACCGCGTCGTGTATTCGGTGTATCTCATGCGTGCGTTCATGGCAAGCGGCATCATCCTCGTCGCATTCGCTTACTGGTATCAGCGTCCGCTCTTCCGCCGGGAATCCATTATCGTTCTCATCGGATTCAGCATCTCTTTTCTTGCCGCCTACCTCATTTATGCGACACGGACACTGAACGCTCTTCCCTATTATGATTTCCTTTTCCATTCGTTCCGCTATGCCGACCCGGGTTCACGAGGCCAGTTCCTCGGGGCAGCGAACGTCGTATTGAACGCCTGGGCCGCGATAGTGTTCCTTCGAAAGACGGTCATATTCTCTTCCGAAAAAAGACCTCCCGCGCCGTCACATGTACTGACGCGCACCTATAACGCCCTCCGTGCTCTCATCGCCCCGCCGCGGGAAGCCCGCACCTGCCGTGCGTTCCTGCTGCTCACCCTCCTGCCGCTCGCCATGTCGCTTCTCCATGTGTTCGCACTGCGCGGCATCATGGATTATGCCGACTATGAGCTCATCGTCTCGATCGGGTCGATGCTATTCATGCTGTTCCTGACCATCGTGTATGTGAATAATGCAACGCAGCCGACCACGCTGTCGTTCAAGATAACGGTCATCCCCCTCACCGCCGCCCTCACCGCCATCGGCCTCCTTGCCATACCCCTTAACAGCAGTATTGAGTCGCTCTACAGCAGGAAGGTCCAGAAATCGGCCGAAGTCGCGAAGGCATTCCTCTCGACGGAAGGCGGCCACATGCCCATCGATGTGAAATACCTTGTGCAAAGGCTGTCGTCCGCACAACTGTCATACAGGAATATCTACCGTCGCGAAGACGTACCTCCGGTAAGTCCGCGAATGAGCGGGGCGAACGAGACCACCGCGGCAAAACATTCGTATCGTTGCCTCGATATCCGTGAAACCTCGACATTCTTCATCACGCATGTGTTCACCGTCGGTGCAGCGCACTATGAAATAGGGTTCTCCTACCGTGAATACCGCTCGTACGTCAACGGCATCATCGGATATCTCATCATCATGTCGCTGCTCATCGCGGTGATCATCATCGTGTTCTTCCCGGTATTCTTCCGGCAAAGCGTGCTTGGGCCGTTATCGAACATCATATCGGCACTGAACGCCTTTGAAACGGGAAAACACGATATTTCCCTGCACATCGGGGCCAGGGATGAATTCGGACGCATCGGGGCGGCATTCACGTCGATGGTGAAGCGCATACGGCGAACGATGACGGAGCTGACGGCATCGAAAAGATCCCTCCACGAGTACAACACGAAACTTGAAGCCATGGTTGATGAGCGTACGAAAGAGCTTATCGCCGTGAACAGGAATCTCCGCGAGGAGATAGAAGCGCGGAAGAACGCCGAAGACATGCTCGAGCGCATCGTGAAATCGGAATTCCTGGACCTCGAGAACCATCCGGAAGTGCTCGCCCCGTATGGGCTGACCAAACGCGAAGAGCAGATACTTATCGATCTGCTTAATGGTGTATCGAACCGCGATATCGCCGATAAATACGGTATAGCGGAGCCGACGGCGAAAGTCCACTCCATCAGTATTTACCGGAAATTCGGTGTAAATTCGAAATCAAAGCTGGTAAAAAAGCTCCTTTCCGCGCTCTAGCATCACCGCTCGACACTAATCCATTCGGATTATCCGGCCAGCAGATATAATATCCTTTCGCACTATTGCGCGTTCCCCGCCGTATGCCTATCCTGATAGCAGCATCAACGATACCGGGGAAAGTAATGGCCGCATCGTTCTTACTTACCGTGGAATGTGATCGTTTGCGCATACGCGTGCGTATGTTCAAGCGTTTGCAGAATAATACCTCCTATGACCAAACCGGGGGGAGAACATCCCCCCGGTCCCTTTTTTACATCATCGCGGTGCTCTTCAT
This window harbors:
- a CDS encoding SUMF1/EgtB/PvdO family nonheme iron enzyme is translated as MVLHKLPAGSFRMGSENGNFDEKPVRTVKINSFFIATTETTYAQWIKVHDWARGKGYVFDGFEGIDTRAAYRSSLQCPMNKVSWFDCIKWCNAASEMDRRTPCYAIGTTVLKQGNPTNIICTWTVNGYRLPTGAEWEYAARAGAATRFPWGSSFDDDYCWYYNNSGGTTHPVGEKRTNAWGIHDMSGNVFEWCWDAYQENYRGLDTDNPKGPQGIPEYRVFRGGAFNYLIFNARPAHRSGLMPNYRLEYIGFRIASSL
- a CDS encoding LuxR C-terminal-related transcriptional regulator, whose protein sequence is MNLFITYYSVGHFISALLALAIGIYLLTFREKRTETYLLSFYLLAFAGTRFCGFVLDSFLDHRVVYSVYLMRAFMASGIILVAFAYWYQRPLFRRESIIVLIGFSISFLAAYLIYATRTLNALPYYDFLFHSFRYADPGSRGQFLGAANVVLNAWAAIVFLRKTVIFSSEKRPPAPSHVLTRTYNALRALIAPPREARTCRAFLLLTLLPLAMSLLHVFALRGIMDYADYELIVSIGSMLFMLFLTIVYVNNATQPTTLSFKITVIPLTAALTAIGLLAIPLNSSIESLYSRKVQKSAEVAKAFLSTEGGHMPIDVKYLVQRLSSAQLSYRNIYRREDVPPVSPRMSGANETTAAKHSYRCLDIRETSTFFITHVFTVGAAHYEIGFSYREYRSYVNGIIGYLIIMSLLIAVIIIVFFPVFFRQSVLGPLSNIISALNAFETGKHDISLHIGARDEFGRIGAAFTSMVKRIRRTMTELTASKRSLHEYNTKLEAMVDERTKELIAVNRNLREEIEARKNAEDMLERIVKSEFLDLENHPEVLAPYGLTKREEQILIDLLNGVSNRDIADKYGIAEPTAKVHSISIYRKFGVNSKSKLVKKLLSAL